One window from the genome of Thermus sediminis encodes:
- a CDS encoding 50S ribosomal protein L11 methyltransferase, with product MWVYRLKGTPWELDSLIPELFHRGARGLLEGEGEVLAYFPAPRDLPYGGEWQELPDEDWLEAWRRDLKPAWAPPFVVLAPWHPWEGEGIPLVLEPGMAFGTGHHETTRLALEALARHLSPGEKVLDVGTGSGILSIAAEKLGGKALGVDIDPAVLPQAEANARANGVSPRFLLGSLEAALPFAPFGLIVANLFAELHAELAPLYKEALAPGGRLLLTGILKEKVHLVRAALEDLPLVEEEAEGEWVLLVYRR from the coding sequence GTGTGGGTCTACCGCCTGAAGGGCACCCCCTGGGAGCTGGACTCCCTCATCCCCGAGCTCTTCCACCGGGGGGCCCGGGGCCTCTTGGAGGGGGAGGGGGAGGTCCTGGCCTACTTCCCCGCCCCAAGGGACCTCCCCTATGGGGGCGAGTGGCAGGAGCTTCCCGATGAGGACTGGTTAGAGGCTTGGCGGCGGGATCTGAAGCCCGCCTGGGCCCCTCCTTTCGTGGTCCTGGCCCCCTGGCACCCCTGGGAAGGGGAAGGGATTCCCTTGGTCCTGGAGCCCGGCATGGCCTTCGGCACCGGGCACCACGAGACCACCCGCCTGGCCCTAGAGGCCTTGGCCCGTCACCTCTCCCCTGGGGAGAAGGTCCTGGACGTGGGCACGGGAAGCGGCATCTTGAGCATCGCCGCAGAGAAGCTTGGGGGGAAGGCCCTGGGCGTGGACATAGACCCCGCCGTCCTCCCCCAGGCGGAGGCCAACGCCCGGGCCAACGGGGTTTCCCCCCGGTTTTTGCTGGGAAGCCTCGAGGCCGCCCTCCCCTTCGCCCCCTTCGGCCTCATCGTGGCCAACCTCTTCGCCGAGCTCCACGCCGAGCTTGCCCCCCTCTACAAGGAGGCCTTGGCCCCCGGGGGGAGGCTCCTCCTCACGGGGATCCTCAAGGAGAAGGTCCACCTGGTAAGGGCCGCCCTGGAGGACCTTCCCCTTGTGGAGGAGGAGGCCGAAGGGGAGTGGGTCCTCCTGGTCTACAGGAGGTGA
- a CDS encoding 16S rRNA (uracil(1498)-N(3))-methyltransferase, with translation MRPHRAYSPGLTGLLPLEEGHHLVAVLRAKVGDRFTVFDAQREALAEVVDLGPPVRYRILEERRPEREVGVEVVLYVALLKGDKLAEVVRAATELGVTRVRPLVTRHSVPKEMGEGKRRRLQAIAKEAAKQSGRLFVPEVLPPVPLEAVPQVVQGLVAHVGARALVREVLDLNQPLALAVGPEGGFAEEEVALLQGRGFTPVTLGPRILRAETAALALLALATAGEGR, from the coding sequence ATGCGCCCCCACCGCGCCTATAGCCCGGGTCTCACTGGCCTCCTCCCCCTGGAGGAGGGCCACCACCTGGTGGCGGTCCTCCGGGCCAAGGTGGGCGACCGGTTCACCGTCTTTGATGCCCAAAGGGAAGCCTTGGCCGAGGTGGTGGACCTGGGTCCCCCGGTGCGTTACCGAATCCTGGAGGAAAGGAGGCCCGAGCGGGAGGTAGGGGTGGAGGTGGTCCTCTACGTGGCCCTCCTCAAGGGGGATAAGCTCGCCGAGGTGGTGCGGGCGGCCACGGAGCTAGGGGTTACGCGGGTCCGGCCCCTCGTCACCCGCCACAGCGTCCCCAAGGAGATGGGGGAGGGTAAACGGAGGCGGCTTCAGGCCATCGCCAAGGAGGCGGCCAAGCAGTCGGGGAGGCTTTTTGTCCCCGAGGTCCTCCCCCCCGTCCCCCTGGAGGCGGTGCCGCAGGTGGTCCAGGGCCTCGTGGCCCACGTGGGGGCCAGGGCCTTGGTGCGGGAGGTCCTGGACCTGAACCAGCCCCTGGCCCTGGCCGTAGGGCCCGAGGGGGGGTTTGCCGAGGAGGAGGTGGCCCTCCTCCAGGGGCGGGGGTTCACCCCGGTCACCCTGGGGCCCAGGATCCTCCGGGCGGAAACCGCGGCCCTCGCCCTCCTGGCCCTGGCCACCGCCGGGGAGGGGCGATGA
- a CDS encoding AEC family transporter translates to MPHMEALLNTVFPVALVVLSGYLLGRRVAMDLPTLSRLTVYLLVPALIFDAMYRAEFTREGLLGLTLGFLLTYGGLYLFVALLARLLRLSQEAGKGLAVSALFPNSGNMGLSLTYFALGEAGLRLAVVYFILSSLLIFGLGPAFIRGGGVLEGLRFTLRLPLFYALLLGLLLRALGVSFPFRLDEGVRLMGQAAIPVLLLTLGMQMAKTSFRLGAFELTASGLRLLLAPLLAYLVGLLLNLPRLEHQVLVLQSATPIAVNAFLLSQEFGKDAPRMARGVVASTFLAFLTVPLVLFLIGVR, encoded by the coding sequence ATGCCCCACATGGAAGCCCTCCTCAACACCGTCTTTCCCGTGGCCCTGGTGGTCCTCTCCGGGTACCTCTTGGGCAGGCGGGTGGCCATGGACCTCCCCACCCTCTCCCGCCTCACCGTCTACCTCCTGGTGCCCGCCCTCATCTTTGACGCCATGTACCGGGCGGAGTTTACCCGGGAGGGGCTTTTGGGCCTCACTTTGGGCTTCCTCCTCACCTACGGGGGCCTTTACCTCTTCGTGGCCCTCCTCGCCCGCCTCCTCCGCCTGAGCCAGGAGGCGGGGAAGGGCCTTGCCGTCTCGGCCCTCTTTCCCAACTCCGGCAACATGGGGCTTTCCCTCACCTACTTCGCCTTGGGGGAGGCGGGGCTGAGGCTGGCCGTGGTCTACTTCATCCTCTCCAGCCTCCTCATATTCGGCCTGGGGCCCGCCTTCATCCGGGGGGGAGGGGTCCTCGAGGGCCTCCGCTTCACCCTGCGCCTTCCCCTCTTCTACGCCCTCCTCCTGGGCCTCCTCCTCCGGGCCCTGGGGGTCAGCTTCCCCTTCCGTCTAGACGAGGGGGTGCGCCTCATGGGCCAGGCGGCCATCCCCGTCCTCCTCCTCACCCTGGGGATGCAGATGGCCAAGACCTCCTTCCGGCTCGGGGCCTTTGAGCTCACGGCGAGCGGCCTAAGGCTCCTCCTCGCCCCCCTGTTGGCTTACCTGGTGGGGCTTCTCCTGAACCTGCCCAGGCTGGAGCACCAGGTCCTGGTCCTCCAGTCCGCCACCCCCATCGCCGTCAACGCCTTTTTGCTCTCCCAGGAGTTCGGCAAGGACGCCCCCCGCATGGCGCGGGGCGTGGTGGCCTCCACCTTCCTAGCCTTCCTAACGGTTCCCCTGGTCCTCTTCCTCATCGGGGTCCGGTAG
- a CDS encoding Rossmann-fold NAD(P)-binding domain-containing protein, whose amino-acid sequence MVEYRALAEAIRGVLLRGGVAPRRQVLPIPGGEFLVMPAADGEVAVCKLVTVEAHREPRVQAEVWARRLATGEVFHLPGEEITRRRTAALSLLAALVLAPKREGALLLVGPGAQGEAHLEAFHEAFPLSRVYVRGRGRERVEALLGKAQGMGLEAVEWTGEEVPEDVAFLVTATNSPTPVLPERVPPGVFLAAVGSYLPHMREVPEALLARAALYCDTEDALLEAGELQGVGRPVVPLKEALLGRRAEGEFVLFKSVGHALFDLAAARAYLGLG is encoded by the coding sequence ATGGTGGAGTACCGGGCTTTAGCCGAGGCCATCCGGGGGGTCCTCCTCCGGGGCGGGGTGGCCCCCAGGCGGCAGGTCCTCCCCATCCCCGGGGGGGAGTTCCTGGTCATGCCCGCGGCGGACGGGGAGGTGGCGGTGTGCAAGCTGGTCACGGTGGAGGCCCACCGGGAGCCCAGGGTGCAGGCCGAGGTCTGGGCCAGGCGCCTGGCCACAGGGGAGGTTTTCCACCTCCCCGGGGAGGAGATCACCAGGAGGCGCACCGCTGCCCTCTCCCTCCTCGCTGCCCTGGTCCTCGCGCCGAAGCGGGAGGGAGCCCTCCTCCTCGTGGGCCCCGGGGCCCAGGGGGAGGCCCACCTCGAGGCCTTCCACGAGGCCTTTCCCCTGAGCCGGGTCTACGTGCGGGGAAGGGGGAGGGAAAGGGTGGAGGCCCTCCTGGGAAAGGCCCAAGGGATGGGCCTAGAGGCGGTGGAGTGGACGGGGGAGGAGGTCCCCGAGGACGTGGCCTTCCTCGTCACCGCCACGAATAGCCCCACCCCGGTCCTCCCCGAGAGGGTTCCCCCTGGGGTCTTCCTGGCGGCGGTGGGCTCCTACCTTCCCCATATGCGGGAGGTGCCGGAGGCCCTCTTGGCGCGGGCCGCCCTCTACTGCGACACCGAGGACGCCCTCCTGGAGGCTGGGGAGCTCCAGGGGGTGGGTAGGCCGGTGGTCCCCCTAAAGGAGGCCCTCCTGGGCCGGCGGGCCGAGGGGGAGTTCGTCCTCTTCAAGAGCGTGGGCCACGCCCTCTTTGACCTGGCGGCGGCCCGGGCCTACCTGGGCCTGGGCTAG
- a CDS encoding zinc-binding dehydrogenase: protein MRAWVQEALGGAMVLKEVPEPVPGPGEAVMEVEAVGLNFADHLVRLGGYLTRVRPPFIPGMEAVGRVGDGRYAALVPHGALAERMAVPEEALLPLPEGLSPEEAAAFPVSYLTAYLALKGAGARPGEWVLVQAAAGALGTAAVQVAKALGLRVLGAVSRAEKLPLVQALGADGVATYEALPERVREVGGVDLVLEVRGKVVEESLGFLRPKGRLVYIGAAEGEVAPIHPLGLMRKNLAVLGFWLAPLLRERPLLEEALAFLLPRVGKGIRPVVGAVFPFAEAEAAFQALLDRGHMGKIVVRL from the coding sequence ATGCGCGCTTGGGTGCAGGAGGCTTTGGGGGGGGCCATGGTCCTGAAGGAGGTCCCCGAACCCGTTCCGGGCCCAGGAGAGGCGGTAATGGAGGTGGAGGCGGTGGGGCTCAACTTCGCCGACCACCTGGTGCGCCTGGGGGGGTACCTAACCCGGGTCCGCCCCCCCTTCATCCCCGGGATGGAGGCCGTGGGGAGGGTGGGGGATGGGCGGTACGCCGCCCTCGTGCCCCATGGGGCCCTGGCGGAGCGGATGGCCGTGCCGGAGGAGGCCCTCCTTCCGCTCCCTGAGGGCCTTTCCCCAGAGGAGGCCGCCGCCTTCCCCGTCTCCTACCTCACCGCCTACCTGGCCCTAAAGGGGGCGGGGGCGAGGCCCGGGGAGTGGGTCTTGGTCCAAGCGGCGGCGGGGGCCTTGGGCACGGCGGCGGTCCAGGTGGCCAAGGCCCTGGGGCTTCGGGTGCTGGGGGCGGTCTCGAGGGCGGAAAAGCTCCCCCTGGTCCAGGCCCTGGGGGCGGATGGGGTAGCCACCTACGAGGCCCTTCCGGAAAGGGTGCGGGAAGTGGGGGGCGTGGACCTCGTCTTGGAGGTGCGGGGCAAGGTGGTGGAGGAGAGCCTGGGCTTCCTCAGGCCCAAGGGGCGCCTGGTCTACATCGGGGCCGCGGAGGGGGAGGTGGCCCCCATCCACCCCCTGGGCCTCATGCGCAAGAACCTGGCCGTCCTGGGCTTCTGGCTCGCCCCTCTCCTCCGGGAAAGGCCCCTCCTGGAGGAGGCCCTGGCCTTCCTCCTCCCCCGGGTGGGAAAGGGGATAAGGCCCGTGGTGGGGGCGGTCTTCCCCTTCGCCGAGGCCGAGGCCGCCTTCCAGGCCCTCCTGGACCGGGGCCACATGGGGAAGATCGTGGTCCGCCTCTAG
- a CDS encoding ABC transporter substrate-binding protein, with amino-acid sequence MRRILAFLSVLLALALAFPLTVTDDLGRTVTLKAPPKRIVTMLPSVTETVCALGACDRIVATDDYSDWPERVKGLPKAGGLYNPNPELIVALRPDLVLVSKYGRLYETLERAGLTVYAVRTETYEDIFRTTRTLGRLLGLPGEAERLVAQIQREVYAEEARAARARNRPRVYYEIDPTPYTVGPESFIGVLIQKARGVNIIPRELGLFPKISPELVLERNPEVIVATYPGALESIRRRPGWDRVAAVRQGRICVYTGGEDNLLSRPGPRVAQGLRLLVDCFHRP; translated from the coding sequence ATGAGGCGAATCCTGGCGTTTCTCTCGGTTCTCCTGGCTTTAGCCCTGGCGTTTCCCCTCACGGTCACCGACGACCTGGGGCGCACCGTTACCCTGAAGGCCCCCCCGAAGCGCATCGTCACCATGCTCCCCTCGGTGACGGAGACCGTTTGCGCCCTGGGAGCCTGCGACCGGATCGTGGCCACCGACGACTACTCCGACTGGCCCGAAAGGGTCAAGGGGCTCCCCAAGGCTGGGGGGTTGTACAACCCCAACCCGGAGCTCATCGTCGCCCTGCGTCCAGACCTGGTCTTGGTCTCCAAGTACGGCCGTCTTTACGAAACCCTGGAGCGGGCGGGGCTTACGGTCTATGCCGTGAGGACGGAGACCTACGAGGACATCTTCAGGACGACGCGCACCCTGGGAAGGCTTTTGGGCCTCCCGGGGGAGGCCGAGCGCCTGGTGGCCCAGATCCAGAGGGAGGTTTACGCTGAGGAAGCCCGGGCTGCCCGCGCCAGGAACCGTCCCCGGGTGTACTACGAGATCGACCCCACCCCCTACACCGTGGGTCCGGAGAGCTTCATCGGGGTCCTCATTCAGAAGGCCCGGGGGGTGAACATCATTCCCAGGGAGCTCGGCCTCTTCCCCAAGATCAGCCCGGAGCTGGTCTTGGAGAGGAACCCCGAGGTGATCGTGGCCACCTACCCTGGGGCCTTGGAGAGCATCCGTAGGCGTCCGGGCTGGGACCGGGTCGCCGCCGTGCGCCAGGGGCGGATCTGCGTCTACACAGGGGGGGAGGATAACCTCCTCTCCCGTCCCGGCCCCCGGGTGGCCCAGGGCCTCAGGCTCCTGGTGGACTGCTTCCACAGGCCGTGA
- a CDS encoding FecCD family ABC transporter permease: MTLALPLALKRSLVFSWLLLLLLLALVLGVALGAVALSPGEVVRALLGQEENPIVTELRLPRVLGGMLVGAALGVAGAAFQGLFRNPLADPYLMGAASGAAFAVTLLAVLLGGLSPAFAQHAVFQHLPLSATFFGFVGALFATFLALVLAGGVARTLDLVLAGVVVGSVFTGATTYLMMQDADRVRAVFAYTLGNLAFLGWPSVKALLLFLLLALPPLLLLGRVLNALQLGEETARSLGLPLGALKLLLLLAASLLTASAVAQAGIIGFVGLVAPHALRRLLGEDYRLLLPASALGGAVLLSFADLLARTLTRPAELPVGVVTTLLGGPFFLYLMWRRRGRA, from the coding sequence GTGACCCTAGCCCTGCCCCTGGCCCTTAAGCGGAGCCTGGTCTTCTCCTGGCTCCTCCTCCTCCTCCTCCTGGCCTTGGTCCTAGGGGTGGCCCTGGGGGCGGTGGCCCTCTCCCCGGGGGAGGTGGTCCGGGCCCTTTTGGGACAGGAGGAGAACCCCATTGTCACCGAGCTCCGCCTCCCCCGGGTCCTGGGGGGGATGCTGGTGGGGGCTGCCTTGGGGGTGGCGGGGGCGGCCTTCCAGGGGCTTTTCCGCAACCCCCTGGCCGATCCCTACCTCATGGGCGCGGCTTCCGGGGCTGCCTTCGCCGTCACCCTTTTGGCCGTCCTCCTGGGGGGGCTTTCCCCGGCCTTCGCCCAGCACGCCGTCTTCCAGCATCTGCCCCTTTCCGCTACCTTTTTCGGTTTCGTGGGGGCCCTCTTCGCCACCTTCCTCGCCCTGGTCCTGGCTGGGGGGGTAGCCCGTACCCTGGACTTGGTCCTGGCGGGGGTGGTGGTGGGGAGCGTCTTCACCGGGGCCACCACCTACCTGATGATGCAGGACGCGGACCGGGTGCGGGCGGTCTTCGCCTACACCCTAGGGAACCTGGCCTTTTTGGGCTGGCCTTCCGTGAAGGCCCTCCTCCTCTTCCTCCTCCTCGCCCTGCCCCCCCTCCTCCTCCTGGGTCGGGTGCTGAATGCCCTCCAGCTGGGGGAGGAGACGGCGCGGAGCCTGGGCCTTCCCCTGGGTGCCCTCAAGCTCCTCCTCCTCCTCGCCGCCAGCCTCCTCACCGCCAGCGCCGTGGCCCAGGCGGGGATCATCGGCTTCGTGGGCCTGGTGGCCCCCCACGCCCTGAGGCGGCTTTTGGGGGAGGACTACCGCCTTCTCCTCCCCGCGAGCGCCTTGGGGGGTGCGGTCCTCCTCAGCTTCGCCGACCTCCTGGCCCGCACCCTCACCCGGCCGGCAGAGCTTCCCGTAGGGGTGGTGACCACCCTCCTCGGGGGGCCTTTCTTCCTCTACCTAATGTGGAGGCGGCGTGGCCGGGCTTGA
- a CDS encoding ABC transporter ATP-binding protein: MAGLEARGIVGPYALKGVDLSLRPGEWLALLGPNGSGKSTLLKVMAGLLRPKGGEVLLEGRPLLRHSSYGRGRLLAYLPQGGPYPEGLLVEEVVRLGRLPHLGLWGREGKGDWEAVEWALEAAGASAFRGRLLGTLSGGERQRVLLARALAARPRYLLLDEPTTFLDLEHQGGVVALLRRLSGMGLGVLSVLHDPNQAALAHRVAVLREGRILAEGRPRDVLVEPLLQGLYGPGVRVASLGGRPHVYLDG; this comes from the coding sequence GTGGCCGGGCTTGAGGCTAGGGGGATCGTGGGGCCCTATGCCCTGAAGGGGGTGGACCTCTCCCTGAGGCCCGGGGAGTGGCTGGCCCTTCTCGGCCCCAACGGCTCGGGGAAGTCTACCCTTCTCAAGGTGATGGCGGGGCTTCTCCGCCCCAAGGGGGGGGAGGTGCTTTTGGAGGGGCGGCCCCTCTTGCGCCACAGCAGCTACGGGCGGGGACGGCTCCTGGCCTACCTGCCCCAGGGGGGCCCCTACCCTGAGGGGCTTTTGGTGGAGGAGGTGGTGCGCCTGGGACGGCTTCCCCACCTGGGGCTTTGGGGAAGGGAAGGAAAAGGGGATTGGGAGGCGGTGGAGTGGGCCCTCGAGGCCGCTGGGGCCTCCGCCTTCCGGGGAAGGCTTCTGGGCACCTTGTCGGGCGGGGAGCGGCAGCGGGTCCTCCTGGCCCGGGCCCTGGCGGCGAGGCCCAGGTACCTCCTCCTGGACGAGCCCACCACCTTTTTGGACCTGGAGCACCAGGGGGGGGTGGTGGCCCTGCTGAGGCGCCTTTCCGGGATGGGCCTAGGGGTGCTCTCCGTCCTCCACGACCCCAACCAGGCGGCCCTGGCCCACCGGGTGGCGGTGCTGCGGGAGGGGAGGATTTTGGCCGAAGGGAGGCCGAGGGATGTGCTCGTAGAGCCCCTTCTGCAAGGCCTCTACGGCCCGGGGGTGCGGGTGGCCTCCTTGGGGGGTAGGCCCCATGTCTACCTGGACGGATAG
- a CDS encoding SDR family oxidoreductase, whose translation MRLGDKVVLITGAAHGIGRATLELFAGEGARLLACDLDREALEAACRATGALPVVMDVADPLSVERGFQEALRAFGRLDGVVHYAGITRDNFHWKMPLEDWELVLKVNLTGSFLVAKAASEAMRERNAGSIVLTSSRVYLGNLGQANYAASKAGVVGLTRTLALELGRYGIRVNALAPGFIETRMTEKVPEKVREKAIAATPLGRTGKPLEVAYAALFLVSDESSFITGQVLFVDGGRTVGAALA comes from the coding sequence ATGCGGCTTGGGGACAAGGTGGTCCTCATCACCGGGGCGGCCCACGGCATCGGCCGGGCCACCCTGGAGCTCTTTGCGGGGGAGGGGGCGAGGCTTTTGGCCTGCGACCTGGACCGGGAGGCCCTCGAGGCCGCCTGCCGGGCTACGGGGGCCCTGCCCGTGGTCATGGATGTGGCCGACCCCCTTTCGGTGGAGCGGGGTTTCCAAGAGGCCCTAAGGGCCTTTGGCCGCCTGGACGGGGTGGTGCACTACGCGGGGATCACCCGGGACAACTTCCACTGGAAGATGCCCCTGGAGGACTGGGAGCTGGTCCTCAAGGTGAACCTCACGGGAAGCTTCCTGGTGGCCAAGGCGGCGAGTGAGGCCATGCGGGAGAGGAACGCGGGGAGCATCGTTCTCACGTCTTCCAGGGTCTACCTGGGCAACCTGGGCCAGGCTAACTACGCCGCTTCCAAGGCGGGGGTGGTGGGCCTTACCCGTACCCTGGCCCTGGAGCTTGGGCGGTACGGGATTCGGGTCAACGCCCTGGCCCCGGGGTTCATTGAGACCCGCATGACGGAGAAGGTGCCGGAGAAGGTGCGGGAGAAGGCCATCGCTGCCACGCCCTTGGGCCGCACGGGGAAGCCCCTGGAGGTGGCCTACGCCGCGCTTTTCCTCGTTTCTGACGAGTCCAGCTTCATCACTGGCCAGGTCCTGTTTGTGGATGGGGGGAGGACCGTGGGGGCGGCTTTGGCCTAG
- a CDS encoding serine hydrolase domain-containing protein — MGFSKLDAYLRRAVEEGWLPGALALVAREGEVAFLEVYGHLDPEKGLPMREDALFRLYSMTKPWVSALALTFVEEGALSLQDPLEKYLPAFSRLQVGREVGEEVVREPLRRPVLVYDLLRHTAGFTYGVFFPSPLKRLYLEAGVDRYDLDREAFLERLSGLPLRFGPGEAFEYGLSTDVLGHLLEALTGKSLAALLEERVFGPLGMRDSGFVAKDPARLAQAFPKDPETGRSLRLLPVEEEPPRYAGGMGGVGTAGDYLRFLEALRTGRGLLSPALSRLMTEDHLGLLALEGMRRGPEYTPGPGYGFGLGVAVRLSGMGLSPGNPGEWNWAGFGGTYFFVDPRLGLTAIFLSQAPNLLSVLEPERALHSRYGSRLWLAFRTLVYQGLG; from the coding sequence ATGGGGTTTTCTAAGCTGGACGCCTACCTGAGGCGGGCGGTGGAGGAGGGGTGGCTCCCTGGGGCCCTGGCCCTGGTGGCCCGGGAGGGGGAGGTGGCCTTCCTGGAGGTGTACGGCCATTTGGACCCTGAGAAGGGCCTTCCCATGCGGGAGGACGCCCTCTTCCGCCTCTACTCCATGACCAAGCCCTGGGTTTCCGCCCTGGCCCTTACCTTCGTGGAGGAGGGGGCGCTTTCCCTCCAGGACCCCCTGGAGAAGTACCTTCCCGCCTTCTCCCGCCTCCAGGTGGGGCGGGAGGTGGGGGAAGAGGTCGTCCGGGAGCCCCTTAGGCGGCCCGTCCTGGTGTACGACCTCCTCCGCCACACCGCGGGCTTCACCTACGGGGTCTTCTTCCCTTCGCCCCTGAAGCGCCTCTACCTGGAGGCGGGGGTGGACCGCTACGACCTGGACCGGGAGGCGTTCCTGGAGCGGCTCTCGGGTCTTCCCCTCCGCTTTGGGCCGGGGGAGGCCTTTGAGTATGGGCTCTCTACCGATGTCCTGGGGCATCTCCTCGAGGCCCTTACCGGGAAGAGCCTGGCCGCCCTCCTGGAGGAGCGGGTCTTCGGGCCCCTAGGGATGCGGGACTCGGGCTTTGTGGCCAAGGACCCCGCCCGCCTGGCCCAGGCCTTCCCCAAGGACCCCGAGACGGGGCGGAGCCTCCGCCTCCTCCCCGTGGAGGAGGAGCCCCCCAGGTATGCGGGAGGCATGGGGGGCGTGGGGACGGCGGGGGACTACCTCCGCTTCCTCGAGGCCCTGCGCACGGGGCGGGGCCTCCTCTCCCCGGCCCTTTCCCGCCTCATGACGGAGGACCACCTGGGCCTCTTGGCCCTCGAGGGGATGCGCCGGGGCCCGGAGTACACGCCGGGGCCGGGGTACGGCTTCGGCCTGGGGGTGGCGGTGAGGCTCTCCGGCATGGGCCTCTCCCCGGGAAACCCGGGGGAGTGGAACTGGGCGGGGTTTGGCGGCACCTACTTCTTCGTGGACCCAAGGCTTGGGCTCACGGCCATCTTCCTCTCCCAGGCCCCAAACCTCCTTTCCGTCCTGGAGCCGGAGAGGGCCCTCCACTCCCGCTACGGGAGCCGCCTCTGGCTCGCCTTCCGCACCCTGGTCTACCAGGGCCTGGGCTGA
- a CDS encoding threonine aldolase family protein translates to MPIDLRSDTVTRPTPAMRRAVAEAEVGDDVYGEDPTVNRLQALAAELLGFEGALFLPSGTMANQVALLLHLPRGSEVLAPEGAHIYEYELSAPALLAGALVRPVPAPGGVPDLKALKGAVRRGPFQAPTGLIVLENTHNLAGGRVVPLEVQRGVQALAQAHGLPTHLDGARLFNAATFLGVEARRVAQGFTTLMVSLSKGLGAPAGSLLLLPKDLEPEARRYRKLLGGGLRQAGVLAAAGILALTEGPQHLKRDHEMARALGEGLARLGLEVGPVETNMVYAEIQEPQAFLERLKAQGVLAGAVGGRVRFVTHRDLRDEDIPQALEAVERALQPRPW, encoded by the coding sequence ATGCCCATAGACCTCAGGAGCGACACCGTGACCCGGCCCACCCCGGCCATGCGCCGGGCCGTGGCCGAGGCCGAGGTGGGGGATGACGTCTACGGGGAAGACCCCACGGTGAACCGCCTTCAGGCCCTGGCCGCCGAGCTTTTGGGCTTTGAGGGCGCCCTCTTCCTGCCTTCGGGCACTATGGCCAATCAGGTGGCCCTCCTCCTCCACCTGCCCCGGGGGAGCGAGGTCCTGGCTCCCGAGGGGGCCCACATCTACGAGTACGAACTCTCGGCCCCGGCCCTCCTCGCTGGGGCCTTGGTCCGGCCCGTGCCCGCCCCGGGTGGGGTTCCGGACCTAAAGGCCCTGAAAGGAGCAGTCCGCCGGGGCCCCTTCCAGGCCCCCACAGGCCTCATCGTCCTGGAGAACACCCACAACCTGGCGGGGGGACGGGTGGTGCCCCTGGAGGTGCAAAGGGGGGTCCAGGCCCTGGCCCAGGCCCACGGCCTTCCCACCCACCTGGATGGGGCCCGCCTCTTCAACGCCGCCACCTTTTTGGGGGTGGAGGCCAGGAGGGTGGCCCAAGGCTTCACCACCCTCATGGTCTCCCTCTCCAAGGGTCTGGGGGCCCCGGCGGGAAGCCTCCTCCTCCTGCCCAAGGACCTGGAGCCCGAGGCCCGGCGCTACCGCAAGCTCCTGGGGGGCGGCCTGAGGCAGGCAGGGGTCTTGGCGGCGGCGGGGATCCTGGCCCTCACCGAGGGCCCCCAGCACCTGAAGCGGGACCACGAGATGGCCCGGGCCCTGGGGGAGGGCCTGGCCCGCCTGGGACTAGAGGTGGGGCCCGTGGAGACCAACATGGTCTACGCGGAGATCCAGGAACCCCAGGCCTTCCTGGAGCGGCTCAAGGCCCAGGGGGTCCTGGCGGGGGCGGTGGGGGGGCGGGTGCGCTTCGTCACCCACCGGGACCTCCGGGATGAGGACATCCCCCAGGCCCTGGAGGCCGTGGAACGCGCCCTTCAGCCCAGGCCCTGGTAG